One Microbacter margulisiae genomic window carries:
- a CDS encoding 6-pyruvoyl trahydropterin synthase family protein: MYIISKEFHFSASHALSRLPDDHQCRRVHGHNYVATMFFRSATLNETGFVIDYLDLDSIKQYVDAYLDHQHLNDILPFNPTAENLAKYLFDIFQPKFKELFKVEVSETPKTKAIYEID; the protein is encoded by the coding sequence ATGTATATCATCAGTAAAGAATTTCATTTTTCAGCCAGTCATGCTTTGTCCCGTTTACCTGACGATCATCAATGCCGGAGGGTGCATGGTCACAATTATGTAGCGACGATGTTTTTCCGTTCGGCTACGTTAAACGAAACAGGGTTTGTTATTGATTACCTTGATTTGGATTCGATTAAACAATATGTTGATGCATATCTCGATCATCAGCATCTGAATGATATTTTACCTTTTAATCCTACGGCTGAAAACCTTGCCAAATATTTGTTCGATATTTTTCAACCGAAGTTTAAAGAGTTGTTTAAGGTTGAAGTTTCTGAAACGCCGAAAACAAAGGCTATCTATGAAATCGATTAA
- a CDS encoding rhamnulokinase, with product MSQKSFLAVDLGATSGRVICGTLKKDKLVLEEILKFPNVLVNIHGQFYWNIFQLFSHIKEGLSLATNKGIQPVSIGVDTWGVDFAFVGDDGALMGLPFSYRNYTQKENTESFANQMPLDALYEKTGIQTMDFNTIFQLYALQLRHSSQLKASNKLLFMPDAISYLLTGKQIMEYTIASTSQLLDPIAKNLHPELLDLINIKRSKFPDEMMFSGHVVGTLTKDIASETGLNEVPVVAVGGHDTASAVVAVPAMNSNFAYLSSGTWSLMGIEVPEPIINARSQQANFTNEGGVDGTIRFLKNITGMWILEQCRKEWDKQHVYSYDELMAMGQNATPFQYCFDPDDAMFSNPTSMTLAIIAYCKSTGQEQPNTIGEYVRSIFESLALKYKHVFNSLQSFASFPIEKLHIIGGGSRNSFLNQLTANALGIEVETGPAEATAIGNIMIQAKTAGYFQNLEEIRKFVRNSTKLESFLPQDKEQWQQAYQQFVERCHL from the coding sequence ATGAGTCAAAAATCATTTTTAGCAGTTGATTTGGGAGCTACCAGCGGACGAGTTATTTGTGGCACTCTCAAAAAAGACAAGTTAGTTTTAGAAGAGATTCTTAAGTTTCCCAATGTATTGGTCAACATTCATGGACAATTTTATTGGAATATTTTCCAACTGTTTTCTCATATCAAAGAAGGCTTATCCCTTGCAACAAACAAGGGTATTCAGCCTGTTTCCATCGGTGTTGATACATGGGGAGTTGATTTTGCCTTTGTGGGAGACGACGGAGCGTTAATGGGTCTCCCGTTTTCGTATCGAAACTATACGCAAAAGGAAAACACAGAGTCATTTGCGAACCAAATGCCACTCGATGCATTATACGAAAAAACTGGAATCCAAACAATGGATTTTAATACCATTTTTCAATTATATGCATTACAATTGCGCCATTCATCTCAGTTAAAAGCATCGAACAAATTGCTATTCATGCCGGATGCCATTTCATATTTACTCACAGGAAAACAAATCATGGAGTATACCATTGCATCTACGTCGCAATTATTAGATCCTATAGCAAAGAATTTACACCCTGAATTGCTCGACCTGATTAATATTAAACGTTCCAAATTTCCGGATGAAATGATGTTTTCGGGACATGTTGTCGGAACGCTAACCAAAGATATTGCCTCAGAAACTGGATTGAACGAAGTTCCTGTAGTAGCTGTTGGTGGACATGATACCGCCTCAGCTGTAGTTGCAGTTCCGGCAATGAATTCTAATTTTGCTTATCTCAGTTCAGGAACATGGTCACTGATGGGTATTGAGGTACCGGAACCTATCATAAATGCACGTTCTCAACAGGCTAATTTTACCAATGAGGGCGGCGTGGACGGAACAATACGTTTCCTAAAAAATATCACGGGTATGTGGATTCTGGAACAATGTCGTAAAGAGTGGGATAAACAACATGTTTATTCATACGACGAATTAATGGCGATGGGACAAAATGCAACTCCCTTTCAGTATTGTTTTGATCCTGATGATGCAATGTTCAGCAACCCTACAAGTATGACTCTGGCCATTATAGCCTATTGCAAATCAACAGGACAAGAGCAACCCAATACAATAGGGGAATATGTAAGATCTATTTTTGAAAGTCTGGCTCTTAAATATAAACATGTTTTCAATTCCTTGCAGTCTTTTGCTTCGTTTCCTATCGAGAAATTACACATTATCGGAGGTGGATCCCGGAATTCATTTCTTAACCAGCTAACGGCAAATGCGCTTGGCATCGAAGTGGAAACTGGCCCCGCCGAAGCAACGGCTATTGGAAATATAATGATTCAGGCAAAAACAGCAGGCTATTTCCAAAACCTAGAAGAAATCAGGAAGTTTGTTAGGAATTCCACAAAGCTTGAATCCTTTTTACCTCAAGACAAAGAGCAATGGCAACAGGCATATCAACAATTTGTAGAGCGCTGTCATTTATAA
- a CDS encoding DUF6051 family protein, with amino-acid sequence MLQLNMDYFELHALLKNKISEQVEVIDIDDKILVQNYWFQSENWEILQGHSPIYCKEHQVEFCDEVFHTDIGHSEEGLDVIDCDVKENKRFIIHVFVPKHQKKSTDAILMFHGFNEKSWDKYFPWAYKLATQTHQCVVLFPIAFHMNRAPSLWSTRRCMHEISLERQNEFPHLLASSFSNVAISTRLQAKPQRFIWSGLQTYYDIVQFIRQCNEGKYPEIAPQTQFHFFTYSIGAFLAQILKITNYEGYFTGTKLCAFCGGATFNRFTPVSKAILDSEANVALYSYLIEHLESHLRHEKRLYHYLEEHSEGQSFRMMLNFNYNRLQREKLFKQYSKDFFAIVLENDSVIPAYDVVSTLKGALHAVPTHVLITNFDYPYTHETPFPLKEKIKESVENAFNWTFDQFIAFLNS; translated from the coding sequence ATGCTTCAGTTAAACATGGATTACTTTGAGTTACACGCTTTATTAAAAAACAAGATTTCTGAGCAAGTAGAAGTCATTGATATTGATGACAAAATCTTAGTTCAGAATTATTGGTTTCAATCGGAAAACTGGGAAATCTTGCAAGGCCATTCTCCTATTTATTGTAAAGAACATCAGGTCGAGTTTTGCGATGAAGTATTTCATACCGATATTGGCCATTCGGAAGAAGGTTTGGACGTTATCGATTGTGATGTAAAAGAGAATAAACGGTTTATCATTCACGTATTTGTACCAAAGCATCAGAAAAAAAGCACAGATGCGATTTTAATGTTTCATGGATTCAATGAAAAATCATGGGACAAATATTTTCCATGGGCATACAAACTTGCTACGCAAACGCACCAATGTGTTGTATTGTTTCCCATAGCTTTCCATATGAACAGGGCTCCATCTTTATGGAGTACAAGGCGTTGTATGCATGAGATAAGTCTGGAACGGCAGAATGAGTTCCCGCATTTGCTTGCATCTTCTTTTTCGAATGTTGCCATTAGTACGCGTCTGCAGGCAAAGCCACAACGATTTATCTGGTCAGGGTTACAAACCTATTATGATATAGTACAGTTTATCCGGCAATGCAACGAAGGTAAATATCCTGAGATTGCACCTCAAACGCAGTTTCACTTTTTTACCTATTCCATTGGCGCTTTTCTGGCTCAAATACTAAAGATTACCAATTACGAAGGTTATTTTACCGGCACAAAACTGTGTGCATTTTGTGGTGGAGCTACGTTTAACCGATTTACTCCCGTTTCGAAAGCGATTCTTGACAGTGAAGCCAATGTTGCTTTATACTCGTATTTAATTGAACATCTGGAGAGCCATTTGCGTCATGAAAAAAGACTATATCACTATCTGGAAGAACATTCCGAAGGTCAGTCTTTCCGTATGATGCTGAATTTTAATTATAACAGGCTTCAGCGCGAAAAGCTGTTTAAGCAATATAGTAAAGATTTCTTTGCAATTGTTTTGGAGAATGACAGCGTCATCCCCGCTTACGATGTGGTGAGTACCTTGAAGGGCGCCCTACATGCTGTTCCGACCCATGTGCTGATTACCAATTTTGATTATCCGTACACGCATGAAACACCTTTCCCTTTGAAGGAGAAGATAAAGGAAAGTGTCGAAAATGCGTTTAACTGGACTTTTGATCAGTTTATTGCATTTTTAAATAGCTGA
- a CDS encoding 7-carboxy-7-deazaguanine synthase QueE produces the protein MKSIKPLRIVEIFYSIQGEGANFGKPAVFVRLAGCNKDCWFCDTDWHQGISMAVQEIVNVVQQYPSRMIIWTGGEPTLQLTDDVLECFDGYYHCIETNGTNKVPSKIDYIACSPKVTEEELRKNFISVDEFRFPIGVGELPPPIEALPPATNYFVSPLFLGEEKKRFEKSEANMQYCIEFVKQNPQWRLSVQMHKLLHVE, from the coding sequence ATGAAATCGATTAAACCATTGCGGATTGTTGAAATCTTTTATTCCATACAGGGCGAAGGGGCAAATTTTGGTAAACCTGCTGTTTTTGTACGGTTAGCCGGATGCAATAAAGATTGTTGGTTTTGTGATACCGATTGGCATCAGGGCATTTCCATGGCGGTGCAGGAGATCGTGAACGTCGTGCAACAATATCCTTCCAGAATGATTATTTGGACGGGAGGCGAGCCGACGCTGCAACTTACGGATGACGTACTCGAATGTTTTGATGGTTATTATCATTGCATAGAGACCAACGGGACAAACAAGGTGCCTTCTAAAATTGATTATATTGCTTGCAGTCCTAAAGTGACGGAGGAAGAGCTGCGTAAGAATTTTATTTCTGTAGATGAATTTCGTTTTCCGATTGGAGTAGGGGAGTTACCCCCCCCTATTGAAGCATTGCCTCCAGCTACCAACTATTTTGTCAGTCCTTTGTTTTTGGGAGAAGAAAAAAAACGGTTTGAAAAAAGCGAGGCGAACATGCAATATTGTATTGAGTTTGTGAAACAAAATCCCCAATGGAGGCTGTCGGTACAGATGCATAAACTATTACATGTTGAATAA
- a CDS encoding bifunctional methionine sulfoxide reductase B/A protein, with protein sequence MNIKIFLGFILTLALNCTSQCQTHNDTLTEIRNPAHYVHLTPEEAQVMLHRGTEAPFTGNYVNTTTRGTYYCKQCHAPLFRSSDKFASGCGWPSFDDAIKGAVKLQLDPDGHRMEVICANCGAHLGHLFLNEGFTPKEKRYCINSIAMIFVPDSAATLKTAYFAAGCFWGTEYFFMHQKGVVNTTVGYMGGHVKNPTYEEVSSHKTGHFETVKVEYNPQVVSYEDLAKLFFEMHDFTQTNGQGVDIGPQYRSVIFYGSKNQRRTAEELIRFLTNKGYNVATMLIPVSTFWKAEAYHQHYYENQGEKPACHTLNTNLFH encoded by the coding sequence ATGAACATCAAAATATTTTTGGGTTTTATTCTGACGCTGGCTTTAAACTGTACGAGCCAATGTCAAACCCACAACGACACATTGACAGAAATCCGCAATCCGGCACATTACGTCCATTTAACGCCGGAAGAAGCGCAAGTGATGCTGCATCGTGGCACTGAAGCCCCATTTACCGGAAATTATGTAAACACAACTACCCGGGGAACTTACTACTGCAAACAATGCCATGCTCCCTTGTTTCGGTCGAGTGATAAATTTGCTTCCGGTTGTGGATGGCCTTCATTTGATGATGCAATCAAAGGAGCTGTAAAATTGCAACTTGATCCTGACGGACATCGCATGGAAGTTATATGCGCCAATTGCGGAGCTCACTTAGGCCATCTGTTCTTAAATGAAGGTTTTACACCCAAAGAAAAACGATATTGCATTAATTCCATTGCAATGATATTTGTCCCCGACAGTGCCGCTACATTAAAGACAGCTTATTTTGCAGCCGGTTGTTTCTGGGGAACGGAGTATTTTTTTATGCACCAAAAAGGGGTGGTCAACACTACAGTAGGCTACATGGGCGGACATGTGAAGAATCCGACATACGAAGAGGTCAGCTCCCACAAAACAGGCCATTTCGAAACCGTCAAGGTGGAGTATAATCCTCAGGTTGTTTCCTATGAGGATTTGGCAAAGCTATTTTTCGAAATGCACGATTTTACGCAAACAAATGGTCAGGGAGTTGATATCGGACCTCAGTACCGTTCGGTTATTTTTTATGGTTCAAAAAATCAGCGCAGGACGGCCGAAGAATTAATTCGTTTTCTTACAAATAAAGGATATAATGTTGCTACGATGTTGATCCCGGTAAGTACATTTTGGAAAGCTGAAGCCTATCATCAACACTATTATGAGAACCAGGGAGAAAAACCGGCTTGCCATACTCTGAATACAAATTTGTTTCATTAA
- a CDS encoding MBL fold metallo-hydrolase RNA specificity domain-containing protein — MKIQFFGAAREVTGSKHLITTEDGKRILLDCGMFQGKGLETDAMNRDLGFDPATIDHIILSHAHIDHSGLIPYAYKLGFRGSVICTNATRDLCSIMLADSAHIQELDVKWFNKKRARQELPPVAPIYDQTDAEKCMELFIGVARDRRFYINDKINVKFTNTGHLLGGSVVNLEIKENGEKIHIAYTGDIGRPHNRILRAPDPFPQCDYLITESTYGDRLHPAEHDTANELLRVIKETCVERGGKLIIPSFAIGRTQEIVYMLNKFYNEGKLPKIDIYVDSPLAVNATDIYRLHPECMNEDVKHTIAFDPDPFGFNGLHYIKNVEESKKLNDYQKPCVIISASGMMEAGRIKHHVANNIEDERNTILIVGYCTPSSLGARIQTGVKEISIFGEKHPIKAHIEKIESLSGHGDYNEMKEFLGCQDPQKIRKTFLVHGEFQTQEFYAKELEKIGFHDIEIPEKGEPFVIH, encoded by the coding sequence ATGAAAATTCAATTTTTTGGCGCAGCGCGCGAAGTAACCGGCAGTAAACATTTAATTACGACCGAAGATGGTAAACGTATTTTACTCGATTGTGGCATGTTCCAGGGGAAAGGGTTGGAAACCGATGCCATGAACCGCGATCTTGGATTCGATCCAGCGACCATTGATCATATCATTTTATCGCATGCCCACATCGATCATTCGGGACTAATTCCATATGCTTACAAACTAGGATTCAGGGGGTCAGTGATTTGCACGAATGCTACCCGCGATTTATGTTCCATCATGCTGGCGGATAGCGCTCACATTCAGGAATTGGACGTAAAATGGTTCAACAAAAAAAGAGCACGTCAGGAATTACCTCCCGTCGCTCCCATTTATGACCAGACAGATGCAGAAAAATGTATGGAACTTTTTATCGGAGTAGCGCGCGATCGCCGGTTTTATATCAACGACAAGATCAATGTAAAATTTACCAATACCGGCCATCTGTTGGGCGGCAGCGTAGTGAATCTGGAAATCAAGGAGAACGGGGAAAAGATTCATATTGCTTACACAGGAGATATTGGACGTCCGCATAATCGAATCTTACGCGCTCCGGATCCGTTCCCTCAATGCGATTATCTTATTACCGAATCCACGTATGGAGACCGGTTACATCCTGCCGAACATGACACGGCAAATGAATTATTAAGGGTAATCAAAGAAACATGTGTAGAACGGGGTGGAAAGTTAATCATTCCATCATTTGCCATTGGCCGTACACAAGAGATTGTCTATATGCTGAATAAATTTTACAATGAAGGCAAATTGCCGAAGATTGACATCTATGTCGATAGTCCGCTCGCGGTGAATGCAACAGACATTTATCGGTTGCATCCCGAATGTATGAATGAGGATGTGAAGCACACTATCGCGTTTGATCCTGATCCTTTTGGATTTAACGGATTACATTACATAAAGAATGTCGAAGAATCGAAAAAGCTGAATGATTACCAAAAGCCATGCGTTATTATTTCGGCATCGGGGATGATGGAAGCCGGTCGTATTAAACACCATGTGGCTAATAACATTGAAGACGAACGAAATACCATTTTAATTGTAGGATATTGTACGCCATCATCATTAGGAGCCCGCATACAGACTGGCGTAAAAGAAATTTCTATTTTCGGCGAAAAACACCCTATTAAAGCGCATATTGAAAAAATTGAATCGTTATCAGGACATGGCGATTATAACGAAATGAAGGAATTCCTTGGATGTCAGGATCCACAAAAAATCAGGAAAACCTTTTTAGTTCACGGAGAATTTCAAACGCAGGAGTTTTATGCCAAAGAGTTAGAAAAGATCGGATTTCATGATATTGAAATTCCGGAGAAGGGAGAACCGTTCGTCATTCATTAA
- a CDS encoding M13 family metallopeptidase: MNKFIPFKRLLIIALVLLLSSATLPLTAQTLDPLVAHIDSTVNPGDNFFMFANGRWFKDHPIPPSEQSNGIFQTIQDTINAQIHDVCVSSSTHKNEVKGSARQKIGDFYYTGMDSVALNKNGISPLKLYFLRIDRIQNRKELMQAVAFLQTVAASPMFSFYVGPDDKISSKNAIHLSQGGLSLPDRDYYFATDKQAVEVRKQFVLYLQKQFRNMGYAPARANLAAEQVMKLETALAKISRERADTRDPLKNYSKMSFAQLEHLAPHLDFAAFFQAVGLPPVDSVIVGQSEFLTAENNMMSTISLAVWKDYLKFQLLNNLSDYLNDVTYRLSFDFYARTLRGIQEPRPRWKRVTNETNSALGDLVGQVYVTDYLPKGTKAKLYEIGHRIKEIYAERIKHLDWMTPDTKTKALHKLDVMIMKVGYPDKWKDMSALQIDRSSYVNNVIRANEWAMHYMIAKYGKPVDRTEWDMEPQTYNAYYNPSNNEIVVPGCNILVPGYEHKMADDAILYSIIGGSTFGHEMTHGFDDQGSKYDAEGNLHNWWTPEDSTRFYAKTRMLAKQFDKYVVVDSLHVNGAMTLGENIADLGGITMGYQAFQQTNQYKSNEKIAGLTPDQRFFLGYAMAWMVHMRPQALANQVRSDVHSPAKYRVNGPLSDLDAFYKTFHVHKGDAMWLPDSLRVKIW; the protein is encoded by the coding sequence ATGAATAAATTTATTCCTTTTAAGCGCCTGCTAATTATTGCTTTGGTTTTGCTTTTAAGCAGTGCGACGTTGCCATTAACGGCACAAACCCTTGATCCTTTGGTTGCTCATATTGATTCGACGGTAAATCCAGGAGATAATTTCTTCATGTTTGCCAATGGCCGTTGGTTTAAAGATCATCCTATCCCACCTTCCGAACAGTCCAATGGAATTTTTCAGACCATTCAGGATACCATTAATGCCCAGATTCATGATGTTTGTGTTTCGTCTTCTACACATAAAAATGAGGTAAAAGGAAGTGCAAGACAAAAAATAGGTGATTTCTATTATACGGGGATGGACAGTGTTGCATTGAATAAAAATGGAATTTCGCCATTAAAACTCTATTTTTTGCGTATCGATCGAATTCAAAACCGAAAAGAGCTGATGCAGGCTGTAGCTTTTTTGCAAACCGTGGCAGCATCTCCTATGTTTAGCTTTTATGTTGGCCCGGATGATAAAATAAGCAGTAAGAATGCGATCCATTTGTCGCAAGGGGGATTAAGCCTGCCTGACCGGGATTATTATTTTGCAACAGATAAGCAGGCTGTTGAAGTACGCAAGCAATTTGTACTTTATCTGCAAAAGCAATTCCGCAATATGGGTTATGCGCCGGCAAGAGCCAATCTGGCAGCAGAACAGGTCATGAAACTGGAAACAGCTTTGGCAAAAATTTCCCGCGAACGTGCCGATACACGTGATCCGTTGAAAAATTATAGTAAAATGTCTTTCGCACAACTCGAACATCTCGCTCCACATCTTGATTTTGCTGCGTTTTTCCAGGCCGTAGGTCTTCCTCCGGTGGATTCGGTCATTGTGGGTCAGTCTGAATTTCTTACGGCTGAAAACAATATGATGTCCACCATTTCGCTTGCAGTGTGGAAAGATTATTTGAAATTCCAGTTGTTGAACAATTTATCGGACTATCTGAACGATGTTACGTATCGCTTGTCATTTGATTTTTATGCCAGAACATTACGCGGTATTCAGGAACCCCGTCCCCGCTGGAAGAGGGTGACGAACGAGACGAATAGCGCTTTGGGCGATCTGGTTGGTCAGGTATATGTTACCGACTATTTACCTAAAGGCACAAAAGCCAAACTATATGAGATTGGTCATCGCATTAAAGAGATTTATGCCGAACGTATTAAGCATCTTGACTGGATGACGCCGGATACGAAAACGAAAGCTTTGCATAAACTGGATGTGATGATCATGAAAGTAGGCTATCCAGATAAATGGAAAGATATGAGTGCGTTGCAAATAGATCGGTCGTCATACGTCAACAATGTTATCCGGGCTAACGAATGGGCTATGCATTATATGATTGCAAAATATGGTAAGCCTGTTGACCGAACGGAGTGGGACATGGAGCCACAGACCTATAATGCTTATTATAATCCATCCAATAACGAGATTGTCGTTCCGGGATGTAATATATTAGTTCCAGGCTACGAGCATAAAATGGCTGATGATGCTATCTTGTATTCCATTATTGGTGGTTCAACATTTGGGCATGAAATGACGCATGGATTTGATGATCAGGGAAGCAAATATGATGCTGAAGGAAATCTACATAATTGGTGGACGCCTGAAGATAGCACCAGGTTTTATGCTAAAACGAGAATGCTTGCTAAGCAGTTTGATAAATATGTGGTGGTGGATAGTTTGCATGTCAACGGAGCGATGACATTAGGAGAAAATATTGCAGATCTAGGTGGTATCACTATGGGCTATCAGGCTTTTCAGCAAACCAATCAATATAAATCGAATGAAAAGATTGCCGGATTGACACCGGATCAACGTTTTTTTCTGGGTTATGCAATGGCCTGGATGGTTCATATGCGACCGCAAGCCCTGGCTAATCAGGTTCGCAGCGATGTGCATTCTCCTGCCAAATACCGGGTTAACGGGCCATTATCTGATTTAGATGCCTTTTACAAGACATTCCATGTCCATAAAGGTGACGCAATGTGGTTGCCGGATTCACTAAGAGTAAAAATATGGTAG
- a CDS encoding cation:proton antiporter — MLYFFKQLQEQFTLPLTNPILIFSLILLIILLSPIVLKRLRIPGIIGLILSGVIIGPHGLNILEQTSAVELFSTIGLLYIMFIAGLELDLNEFKINQHKSIIYGMLTFLLPIIIGFPICYYGFGYSFNASSLVGAMFATQTLISYPIVSRFGLAKNQAVAITVGGTILTDTAVLIILSIIKENQLGELNHEFWIRTTISLIIFSIILFVIIPRIATWFFRKLENEKYAQYIFVLSVVFFAAFLGTVAGFEPIIGAFAAGIALNRLIPSSSALMNRIDFIGNTLFIPFFLISVGMLVDVNVIFNGTTVIIVTVVFSVVAIFSKWLAAWITQISFHYSRDQRQIIFGLSNAHAAETLAIIIVGYRAGILNQDILNGTILLILISSIVASFATERAAKRMVISGESDQLDSKTLEIMKHEHILLPVANVDNMHKLLEFVMLIKDKKAVHPVSVLTVVPNNNEAEFNMIKSRKKLEDFVRQASAAEIKTNVITTIDHNALSGITRIAREIMADLIVVGWPQRTGFFSKILNEKTENIINYTDKNLFISYFAHPLVAHKRIILLTPPLAELEPGFEFWIKKISIIANELTSPIDFYGDKKTYDDFHKALKGRNIHITITFHLFEDWEDFLVLSRYIKSDDLLILVGARKGSVSYLSYLDTAVVKINKYFQKNSKILIYPQQNEHAEKTESYEEVSSEPLVKSMEAIEKLGKGIGILLKKGKE; from the coding sequence ATGCTTTACTTTTTCAAGCAACTGCAAGAACAATTTACACTACCGCTGACAAATCCGATATTGATTTTTTCGTTGATTTTATTAATCATCCTCCTATCGCCTATTGTCCTGAAGCGGTTACGTATCCCTGGAATTATCGGTTTGATTCTTTCCGGGGTTATCATCGGTCCTCATGGCCTCAATATTTTAGAACAGACCTCAGCCGTCGAATTATTTTCCACCATTGGCTTGCTTTATATCATGTTTATTGCTGGTCTGGAGCTTGATTTGAATGAGTTCAAAATCAATCAGCATAAAAGCATTATTTACGGTATGCTGACCTTCCTTCTCCCTATTATCATTGGATTTCCAATATGTTATTATGGATTTGGCTATAGTTTTAACGCCAGTTCTTTAGTTGGAGCCATGTTCGCAACACAAACGCTGATTTCATATCCAATTGTAAGTCGCTTTGGTCTGGCCAAGAACCAAGCAGTTGCTATTACAGTTGGCGGAACAATTCTGACAGATACGGCAGTCCTCATTATTCTTTCCATTATCAAAGAAAATCAACTTGGGGAATTAAATCATGAATTCTGGATTAGAACTACCATCTCACTGATTATTTTTTCCATTATTTTATTCGTTATCATTCCCAGAATAGCAACATGGTTTTTCCGCAAATTGGAAAACGAAAAATATGCACAATACATATTCGTTTTGTCTGTTGTCTTTTTTGCTGCCTTTTTGGGAACCGTCGCCGGATTTGAACCCATTATCGGAGCTTTTGCTGCCGGTATTGCACTCAACCGACTGATACCCTCATCGTCAGCGTTAATGAATCGTATTGATTTTATCGGGAATACATTGTTCATCCCGTTCTTTCTTATTTCGGTAGGGATGCTGGTCGATGTCAATGTAATTTTTAATGGAACAACAGTCATTATTGTTACGGTAGTATTTTCTGTAGTCGCTATTTTCAGTAAGTGGCTAGCTGCGTGGATTACCCAAATAAGCTTTCACTACTCACGCGATCAACGTCAAATTATTTTCGGGTTGAGTAATGCTCACGCTGCCGAAACATTAGCGATTATCATCGTTGGATATCGTGCCGGCATTTTAAATCAGGATATCCTGAATGGAACCATCCTGCTCATTCTGATTTCATCCATCGTAGCATCATTTGCAACGGAACGTGCAGCAAAACGAATGGTGATCAGCGGAGAATCAGATCAGTTGGACAGCAAAACATTAGAAATAATGAAGCACGAACACATTTTGTTGCCTGTGGCAAATGTGGATAATATGCACAAATTGCTTGAATTTGTCATGCTGATTAAAGATAAAAAGGCTGTTCATCCGGTCTCTGTTTTAACCGTAGTGCCGAATAACAATGAGGCCGAGTTCAATATGATTAAATCAAGGAAGAAGCTTGAAGATTTTGTACGCCAGGCTTCTGCAGCAGAGATTAAAACCAATGTCATTACAACCATTGATCACAATGCACTGAGTGGAATCACGCGCATCGCGCGTGAAATTATGGCTGATCTGATAGTAGTAGGATGGCCTCAACGAACCGGATTTTTCTCCAAAATATTAAACGAAAAGACAGAAAACATCATCAACTATACCGATAAAAATCTCTTTATATCTTATTTTGCACATCCTTTAGTAGCGCATAAGCGTATCATCCTGTTAACTCCTCCCCTAGCAGAACTTGAACCAGGATTTGAATTTTGGATAAAAAAAATCAGTATCATTGCTAATGAATTAACGTCTCCCATCGATTTTTACGGAGACAAAAAAACATATGACGATTTTCATAAAGCTTTGAAAGGAAGAAATATTCATATAACGATAACTTTTCATCTTTTCGAAGATTGGGAAGATTTTTTAGTCTTGAGCCGGTATATCAAATCCGATGATTTATTAATCCTGGTAGGAGCCCGTAAAGGATCGGTTTCATACTTGTCTTATTTAGATACTGCTGTCGTGAAGATCAATAAGTATTTTCAAAAAAACAGCAAAATTCTTATTTATCCACAACAAAATGAGCATGCTGAAAAAACGGAAAGCTATGAAGAAGTCTCTTCCGAACCCTTGGTAAAAAGTATGGAAGCTATAGAGAAATTGGGAAAAGGTATTGGCATACTTTTAAAAAAAGGGAAAGAATAG